GGTCAAGTTGAGATTCAAAACGTACGTAATTTTATTTGGCATACGCCAGACGATTACCAAGTCCAATGGGAAACACGTCGCTATTCATTAGAAGATATCAATCAAGTTGATTTAATTGTTTCACATTTTATCCCTGGCCCTGTGGCACATGTCTTTATGAGTTTTGGGTTTAAAAATGGCGAGCATTTGGCTTTTTCATTGGAAGTTAGGCAAGAAAAAGATGAAGGTTTCTCCACGATTGGTGGTTTCTTTAGGCAGTATGAATTGGCATTGGTTGTAGGGGATGAAAATGATGTGATTTACGCCCGAACCAATATTCGTGATGAAGATGTCTATATTTACCCAATTACGATGCAAAAGAATGAAATGCAGATTTTATTTTTGGAATATCTTAATAAAGCCAATCGACTGAATAATCAACCGCGTTGGTACAACACATTGGTGAGCAATTGCACCACCATTCTTTTTGACTTGGTCGAATATACGGTTGGACGTGTTCCACGGGATTATCGCGTGGTGCTGCCCGGTTTATTGCCTGAGTATTTGCATGATTATGGTCAGTTAGCTCCGTCTTTAACCGTAGAGGAATGGAAACAACGCAATCATGTGAATCCAAAAACAGAACACTTGAAAAATGGGCCTGATGATCTAGATATACCATTTTCCAAGTTAATCAGACAAGATATTCGTTAGATTTTAAGACAT
This window of the Acinetobacter sp. NCu2D-2 genome carries:
- a CDS encoding Lnb N-terminal periplasmic domain-containing protein, encoding MVPRNDRQWQPEVDKIIQYQFVDGQVEIQNVRNFIWHTPDDYQVQWETRRYSLEDINQVDLIVSHFIPGPVAHVFMSFGFKNGEHLAFSLEVRQEKDEGFSTIGGFFRQYELALVVGDENDVIYARTNIRDEDVYIYPITMQKNEMQILFLEYLNKANRLNNQPRWYNTLVSNCTTILFDLVEYTVGRVPRDYRVVLPGLLPEYLHDYGQLAPSLTVEEWKQRNHVNPKTEHLKNGPDDLDIPFSKLIRQDIR